The following is a genomic window from Carassius gibelio isolate Cgi1373 ecotype wild population from Czech Republic chromosome B20, carGib1.2-hapl.c, whole genome shotgun sequence.
tgctCAAATGTGCGTTTGACACGTGAGGAGAAAGTGAGGTTTGTTCTAGCCTGTTATTCACATTAGAGCTTCCGTGTTCAGTATATTTGAAGTGCACTTTTGTaacaatcattcattcatttatcgtGTACTTTTATCTGCCACCTGAGACATCTTTGATATAACTAATATGTTTTAACACACATATATGTGCTTGTCTTTGTAAGAAATAGTTAGGCTATTTCTGTTATGTATCATCAAATGTTGcttgaaattatgttttaattcattttatatatatatatatatatatatatatatatatatatatatatatatatatatatatatatatatatatatatatatatatatattcatgtgtgGCACTAAGGATGTTGTCACCAACAGGTGATGGACTGTTCCTGGCGCTATGACATTTGTGCCACAAAACTCATAATTAAGGGTGGTCTGATTCTATCAGTCATAGACAAGTTTATCATGGGGCGCTGGTACCTGACAGCTTCAGTAACATTGTTGGACGTGTGTCCTGACAGCGCATCGTGGAGGTTACGGATGAAATAGTCCCTGTAATCCTCCGGCAGAGCCATGAATGTGCCTCCCATCACAATGAACTCCACTTTATCCACGCTGTGACCCAGCTGCTTGAGCTAAATGTGCAAACACAGCAGCATAAAGACATTAACACCATCCAACGAGAGGAAAAGCTGAGAGGATCATCAACCTTGCAGATGTATATCGTAAAATCAAACCATTAAGTAGCTTATGATCCCTTAAGATTTTTACTGTACAATGCCAAAAATGCAGCTCATGAATAGGTATAGTGAAGATGACTCACCTGTTCTACTCGGTGCCTAGTCTGGAGGAAAGGATCATATCGTGCACGGATGGCTCTCATTGACGTGGGCTGGATAAGAGGGGGAATAGACAATCAAAATGAAGCATACAGCATAACATCAGTGCAAAACTCATAAAAAAGAACATGTGTGACAGGATTGCTTTAGGATACAGAAGGATAATTACCTCATATCCTGTGTAAGACTGTGTGGAATATTCAAAATCCGAGTCCGGACCCCCTGGGCAGTAGCTGTTTgagcaaatgaaaacaaacacaccACATAAACATCAAAACTAAGACCAGTCTTATCACTATATTTTGCCCATAAAAGTTTACCCATCCACTGATACTGTAAAAGGTTCATGGTGTCGTTCTTTACGGTGAATAGCTTGTGTTGTAGAATTACTAATTTGTAAGTCATTTTGTATAAAAGCACagactgaatgaataaatgtatgctATTGTTCAAAAGGTTAGGGATTAGTCCAAAATTCTATTGTATCAAAAGgaatctcttttcttttctttgatcgaatatacagtaaaaatacagtagaacagaaatactgtgaaatattattacaattatttacaatctctatttcaatacatttacatgcacaataCATTTCAatacaaattttaattatttatgataGCAAagcttcagttttcagtgtcacatgatccttcagaactcattctaatatgctaatttggtacTTAAGAGTTTGTTAATATTATCGATGGTGAAAACAggtgtgctgattaatattttttgtggaagctctgataaaaacaacaacttttgaacggtagtgtaacaGAACAATGACACAGAAATACAAGGACACATTATTTCAGTCATACTCACACGCAGATGTTGCCTGTAAAACTGATGTGTGGGCAGCGGTGAGGCTTACACATCACAGCGACAACTGCAATCTACAAAGAAATATGAAATCAAACTCTGTGCAGCCATTTCATTTCTATATTATGGTATCTTTAAATCACACTAATACAAATAGCGAAGGGGCAACATGCCATCCTTACCCCACTGGCAGTACGAATGGGTTTGGCTTTCAGTTTGGGCACCAAAGCTCTTCTGTAGTGAGGTGGCACTGCAGCAATGATGTCCACCAGCCGTGGCTGTGCAGAGAGACCATATTTGGCTGATGTCTTCGTCTTGACCCTATAAAAAAATTTGCTGTCTTAGTTTACCGTCATCCAGTGAGAAAACAGCTCCAGTTGTGTTTCTGAAACTTTAAAAATGCACTGACTTGTTAAGGTTAATATCTTTTCCCTGTTCGTGGGCCTCAACCAACTGCTTGATGACATCTGCAATTGTCATCATCATCAGTTCTGCACGGCTCAAGTCACCTGAGGTGGACACAGAGAGTTAAACAGACAGATAATTTTAGAGAAACACCAACATCTAGGCATGTTCCAGACACCTGTCACTACTGTTAAAGACTAGTTAAAAGACAGAACTAGTTACTCGGGCTGATTGTTACAACTTTTTCACGTCTTCTCAAACTGCAAACATATTCAAACATCTATCCTGACAGATACtcgtactgtatttttgaaataGTAAGAAAACATTAGTAACTAGCTACCTTCCTGAAcgcatctataaaaaaaattttgaatAGGTATTAGTTTACAAGACTTTGTTAACTTTCTGTCACATTGCCATATAAACAGTTACGAACATTTACGAAACTGCTTGTGTTAAGAAatcaattttaacatttcattgcAACATCCATACATGCTTTCAACATCTAACAGAAAACGTAGTGAATACTTACTCTTCTTTTTCGGCTTTCCCATTTTGGTAAAAAGCTACAAATAATCCACAACTCGTATACAATAAACACTGAAATTTGCACTAAGCTATATGCTTTAACTACGAATTAAAATGTCAACATCGTTGAACATGCTACACTCTTCCGTAAAGCGATTGCGTGACGTGTGTCGTAAAGCAACACATGTAACTACAGTTATCGTAAAGCTGTAAAAGTGCTCTCAGCAGCTCTGCAGTGCACTGGAGGACCTCTAGTGTTCAGACAGAAAATCTCTGTGCCAGAGACATTTTGTCTCAGGGTTATAATACAAATCCCTCACATTAAGTGAAATAGAAATCATATTATAGAAAAATACTGTCAGAGATTGTTATGAGCTCCATAAAAGGACTACTGTAACAGAGTATGGTCAATGTTTCAAAGCTGCCTCTGTCCATCAACTAGTACGTCTAATATCTGATATCTGATTCTCTAAACATGtactaaattataataattgctgtGCCGTCTTTTGAAGCTATATATATTTCATCCATATCTGACTGCTGTAGTAACTCGCTATTTTTAGGATGATCTAGGCCTAGGGATTTGTTTCTACAGCTATATAAAACTGAGGATTCTACGTTAACTGTATCATATTaacatgcaataataataataatgttattagtacaaataaaactaaaaaaatattagttataatttaagaaaaaataaaaaaaaacatgctatctatctatctatctatctatctatctatctgagaGTGGCTATGATATACGATACATACAGTTCATAGTGCCATGAGAAATGGGAAGTTAAGCATGAATTACTAAATGCAGCCTCTGTTGAGTAATTCTTGCCAGTGACTCACACAAAGagagagggaagaaaaaaaaaccttcttgaGTTTGTGTACTTTTGGGTGTGTCCTTCTAAAACGAGAAGGCACCTCGGGCAAATACCCTAGTCCCTCCTCTTTCAAGCGATAGTGGCAATAAAAGTATGACTACTATAGTAGTTTAACTCAGTGGGGCAATAAGGGAAGGTCTGTTTTATCGTTTTCTCCAGCTGTTCTTCTTCCGCAGTTTGCCTGCAATCTTCGGGTCCCGTGCAGTAAACATATAAATACGGTATACATCGCCCTTTATTATGTATCAGCTTATAAGGAAATTCGTGTTCACCGAATCGCATTGCATTGAAGAGGACAACACGAAAAGTTTCGCGGAGTTGTTTGAGAAGCTGGATGTTAACAAAGATGGGAAAGTGGATGTTTCTGAGCTCAAGACGGGCCTGGCTGCTATGGGCTTCTCTATGGGCAAAGGAGAAGCGCAGGTAATTCCAGTTCACCGGCTCACTGCATTTCTGTTGTTGACTCACTTATGTTATAGATCTTGGGTTTTGCTGCAGTATAAACCGCATAAACCAATAAACCACTTTAACAGGCTGTCGGGTTCCTATATTGTTCGCATGCAATATATGATGGGAAATTATGCATTTAGTGCCAGCCCACaacctcctcttcttcctcctctaaTAATATTTGATGCTATTTAACTTAGGAGTAAATATAGTCATGCTTTTCATTGCACATAGAAATAGTCACCAAATTATCAACATTGCCCTAAAATCTCAGCTGTCATTTCAGAAAGGGTTTTTCCAGTCATATACAGGTAATGCCATTTCCTGTCTTTTGCATGGAAGTGCACTTAGAGTAGAAGGGTGGGTAAAGACACTCCTGTACTGCTCATGCTCATATTAAACCTATGTTCCATTATCCTTTGACATTCCTTAGCCCTGAGACAGGAGATATAACCCCACCTTGAGACTCACTGTATCAAAGTTCAAAGACAAAGAGTATGCCAGCAAACTCATCAGGTCACATAGatacattataatttttaatagttttgtccATATTGATTTTGAAGAGAAATTTGCTCATCAAATTGCTCATTTGATTTGTGTTAACCTGAATTTCTGCATTGCACTGAAGTGTGAAGAAGTCTATGATTGCATCTAAATGACAACACAGGGTGGCAGTGTTTTTAAAGTTTACATTGATGTCAGAACAAACTGAGCTGGGTTTCTCTGTTTGAATTTGAAAATTAGGGctaaaggttttaaaaaaaactactataaTGTTGAGATGTCATTGTTTCCAGAGAAtctgtattatgtgcaaaatattaatgtttacattatatttaggATCTAGTACTCAGTGATGCAAATTTTCCAGGAATCTCATGGACTGTTTTTTTCCTCTCTTACAGAAAATTGTTGCCTCTGGAGACACTGATAAGGATGAAGGGCTGGACTTTGAGGAGTTTTCAAAGTATCTGAAAGAACACGAGAAAAAACTCAAACTGACCTTCAAGAGTCTGGACAAAAATCAGGACGGTAAGATTAAAGTATAcggtgttattttttttgttgttgttgttgttgctttttactAATCAATTTTAACTATTAAATGCATAGGATAATTTGTACCCTAAAACCACTCTGTGTTATAGCATCAAGGCATTGTAGACAACAATATAACATTCTGTAAAGCTGCCTTTGAACTGTGTATATTGTaaaaggtgctatataaataaatttgaccTTAAGTCTTACATCCTGTAATGTAAATTCATTGCACATTCTGCTTTTGTTgatcataaaataatacaataaataacaaCATTAATTGCATATGCAGGTTGCATTGATGCCAAAGAAATCCAGCAGTCACTTAAAGACATAGGCATAAACTTGACAGATCGAGATGCGGAGAAGATCCTCAACAGGTACTCCAAAGACCTGCTCACAACTAGaaggaaatgaatgaaaaattGAATGAAATGTCTATTGAGTTAGACTTAATTTCATTTATAGCAAAGCAGCCTAACTCACTGGATAATAAAGATTACACTCACTTTGCAAAATAGTGTGATAGCGTTTACTTATAAATGGAATAGAACATTTATGTATAACTCTGCAACACATTTGTTTTGTCAGTGATTAGTAAAGTGCACAGCATGCTTGTGCATAGTTTTTGCTTGTGAAATACTCATGCTTAATCTAAATAGTCCACTGATAAAGTATTGCAGAGGGCAAGGTTTCTTAAGATTTCTATAGTTATCATGAAGAAAATGATTATATATGATATACTCATTAGGCTTTAGGATAACTTTATCACTTACTGATCACTTACTAATCAAAAaggaagttttgatatatttacggtaggaaatttacaaaatatcttcatggaacatgatctttacttaatattgtaaaaaatatataatattgtaaaaaaaaaaaatatatatattaattttgtcCAATACAATGTATTGTTAGCTGAtgttacaaatatacccatgctacttatgacAGGTTTTGTGGTTCAGAGGCACATAGGACATTATAATCCAGGTTCACATGTCTTCTCTAATTTGACCCTTTGTTCTCCAGTATTGATGTGGATGGAACCATGTCTGTGGATTGGAATGAATGGAGAGAGCATTTCCTCTTCAACCCAGCAGATGACCTTCAGGAAATCATACGCTACTGGAAACACTCAACTGTAAGTTCCACACAAACATTATATCACATTTTGCATACATTACCATCTGATTTGAATCAGGTATCAGTTATGAAGATCACTAGATAGAGTGTGGTCAAACGATCACATATCATCGGCCCGGTCAGACGCCCGTGGAGTTGTCTAGCCAGGCACACAGTTCAGTAGCCCTGTAATCAGCTTGGCCAGCCATTTATATCCCTCGGTCAGTGGGAAGGATTGGGGAATCATTGGAAAAGTGCTGAGACCGGCAAGGTTAAGGAGTCTCTTGATTACGTGTCAAAAGTAAAGTGAAAGTGAGTGACACAAATTGCAAGACAACTTAGCATCTCTCAAATGTAGCTATATTAATAAGGACATTCTATAGACttacattgtttaaaataaaattcattataAATCCTACTGATTACCTCTAACATAAACCAAAGCCCTGTAATAATACAGTGTTTTTggttgtccattttttttttatctaaatcttTTTCCGTTTGACTTAAACATTtttgacttaaaataaaaatcacaaagtcACTGATTGATTTTCTGATTTTTGAGCAGTCAGGTTTAGCTCGAGTCATCTCAGCCAATTGCAGCGAAGCTAATTTAAGACTGTCCTGTATTGGGATTAGCCCTGGATGTGTTTGTCATCTGACTGCTGCACTGGTGGAAGCGCAGCGAGGTTGGGTAGAGATGAAGAAGTGAATCAggactgtaatattgtgaagcgAGCAGGTGGAGCAGTAGGTCTTCATTGCAGTTGTCAGCGTCCACGGCTGGTGTCAGACGGGCTGGCAGCAGAGTATCAGCATGGCTTTGCTGCAGGAGCACAAGAGAGAATGGCTCATCATTGATTTTGAGGATGAAGAGGCTGTATATGTGATGGATGTAGATATGGTAGGTCCTCTGAACCAAATTATTTCATAGAGGCCAAAGCATTTTTGGCCCACTGAGCTGTAGCCCCAATGTAATGTATAAAGTGACAATGTGAAATTGTTTCATGGTAGAAATTGAGgtatttttatttctaaactgcttcatttcatataaaaaatggCATAGTTTACAAAAAGTCTGTATGTAAATACATGGTTTATTTACTtacccttgtgttgttccaaaattTTATGACAAAATTACCAATGACTTTCATCATGTGGACTaaaaatacagtggaagtcaatgggaaccaaaactgtttggtaacctacattccttaaaatatcttcttttgtggaaGAAATAAAGTCTTAGAGATTTGGAACGAAATAAGGGCaagtagatgatgacagaatattcatttttgagtgcactgtccctatttttattaaaatgaatgtcaCCCTTGTAAGTCTTTGATGCAGTACTGATATGTTACATAAGATGATGGCACTGATGCCATTAGATCACACCAACTTGGATTAGGGGCAAGGTTGTAATTAATTGTCCCTTGCGAATGATAAAACTTCAGGGAGTCAGTAACTGTGCTGTGTGAAAGGTTAAAGGTCACAGCTAAGCCAGCAACGAGGGCACTGTACATTCTACTTCTGCAGCTTTCATTTCATCCCTGATATTTGCCTTATCATATTCTTTGCATATTATATGGACAGTCACAAAATGTTAACAggatattattttcatatttcaatcCAACACTAagacaaataactttttttctcattttgaagATCTCTgcaaatctgaaatatatttgacATTATGTATGGATCAGTGTGGTTTAATAAGTTGGTTAGTAACTAACTTCACCTCTGTTGTGTGCTAGGTGTTGGATATAGGTGACAGTCTAACTATTCCAGATGAGTTCACTGAGGAGGAAAAGACCACAGGCATCTGGTGGAGGCAGCTTGCTGCTGGGGGCGTGGCAGGGGCGATCTCTCGGACAGGCACCGCCCCCTTGGACAGAATGAAAGTCTTCATGCAGGTGcagttaaatacacatttatactTTAAAGTACTTTTCCTTatctaatgtttttttgttgtaaaatatgCACTCATCCTTTaaacaagatgcatttactttagACTAAAATTGTGTGaagtgataataaaaaagtattttctgtaGTTAATGGAAATGcatcttgttttaaaaaaaattagtgtagtttattggaaaacaagacaaaatactgatGAAGAAAATTATTTGACTGATAAAAAAACTGATTGCTTCAGTAATTTATGACTTATTGAAATTTAAATTGGCTGatacatattacaatatttatatctACTTGAATGGAACAATGACAGTAAATCTATTCTTTTTTTAGGTTCATTCCTCAAAAACCAACAAAATCAGTCTGGTGGGCGGGTTTAAGCAGATGATTAAAGAAGGGGGCGTGGCCTCTCTGTGGCGGGGTAATGGAGTCAACGTCATAAAAATCGCCCCAGAAACTGCAATCAAATTCATGGCATATGAGCAGGTGAGAAAATAGAGAAAGAATATTTCCAGCTTTGTTCTTACATATCTAGTCTCAATATGAGACTGAGAAAACCACGTTACC
Proteins encoded in this region:
- the slc25a24 gene encoding calcium-binding mitochondrial carrier protein SCaMC-1; this translates as MYQLIRKFVFTESHCIEEDNTKSFAELFEKLDVNKDGKVDVSELKTGLAAMGFSMGKGEAQKIVASGDTDKDEGLDFEEFSKYLKEHEKKLKLTFKSLDKNQDGCIDAKEIQQSLKDIGINLTDRDAEKILNSIDVDGTMSVDWNEWREHFLFNPADDLQEIIRYWKHSTVLDIGDSLTIPDEFTEEEKTTGIWWRQLAAGGVAGAISRTGTAPLDRMKVFMQVHSSKTNKISLVGGFKQMIKEGGVASLWRGNGVNVIKIAPETAIKFMAYEQYKKLLTKDGGKIRSHERFMAGSLAGATAQTAIYPMEVMKTRLTLRKTGQYSGMFDCAKKILKKEGVKAFYKGYVPNILGIIPYAGIDLAVYETLKNAWLSKYAKDTANPGVLVLLGCGTISSTCGQLASYPLALVRTRMQAQASMEGSEQVSMSKLVKKIMQKEGFFGLYRGILPNFMKVIPAVSISYVVYEYMRSGLGISK